From Quercus robur chromosome 8, dhQueRobu3.1, whole genome shotgun sequence:
TGGACTTTTAAGATGTTGGACTGCCAAGTGTCTTAAATTActaataaggaaaaagaaaaacctttatAATATGAGTAAGTCTAGTGCCACAAATTTTTCCATAACTTTACCACAACTTTGTTACGTGGCGACTCGTTAATGATGAAATCATGGACCCACTATTTTATTTCCATCACTCACGAGTCACCGTATAGAAAGTTGTGGTAAAGTTGTAGAAAAGTTTGTGGCACTAAAGTTACTCTTATAATATTGCTGCAtattattacctttttttttttcttccaagtgTTGTAAACTATAACTTGATGGTGGCACAACTTGTATGAACATTTTGTACACCCACGGAATTTGGTGGGCTTTTAGCTATGAAGTGAATGGGTCAGCTGGTATGGGCCCAATTTGTCTTTAAACTTTTGTGCATATGATATAGAAGTAGTATTGTATAATGGTGTAATTTAGTTATCAAAATATCATGGAACACAATGCACATATTCCTAAGTGATGaatgggaaataaaaaatatagatgaaCTAGGCAAAGTCGACCTCGTTCTCCAGTGATGACCTTCATAGACGTGGACGGGGAGCTTGGGTTCAATTTCCTCTTAAACCAAACAGGTTCACTTGTCGTTCTTCATTTATCATGTCAGGTGAATGTTAAGAGTTTGATCTATTTAAAAGCTTTTACTATTTTTCAGAGTGGCAATGCATAGAGTATTCATTCTTCATAATGCATAGACTTGACTTACAATTACTGTGTTTGTAGTGGATGTGTTGGTGCTTGGATTTTCAAACCTGGTTGCTGATGGGATATCAATGGGGTTTGGGGATTTTGTATCCAGCAGCACGGAGAAGGATGTGGCTGCAAAGGTAAGGGCAGTGACTGCGTGGGATGTCACAAACCACGGCGGCAATGAGCAAGAGGAATTACTAAGACAGTATGAAGCTCTTGGGATGGATATTAATGATGCCACCACGGTATGGCCTTTGCTACATTCCACTGGATCAAAATACTTAAATATTGCATTAATTGTGACTAAGAAtgttaaatgaattttttttcaaacttcaaggttgtatttaaatatttaaaaatttatttttaatttaaaacctTCCCtagttaaaactttttaaattttagaatttaatttaaaatcatcCCAAACAAGAGAAGAGTTATATAATTTACCAAACTTTTTAATGTAGTCACTTGAGATATTAAGATAAAGAATTTTGTTGCGACAAATTATTTCTTGATGCCCATCATACAATATGGAGAGAATTTAGTTGACCTTGTTATATTATAAACTTAATGTAATTTCTTGGTGCAAGGTGGTGAACATATTTGCAAAATACAATGATATCTTTGTGGATGAGAAGATGATGGCTCATAAAGGAATACTACCGCCAGATGAAGCAGATAAGCCATGGAAGAATGGCCTGGTGACGTTTGCTGCCTTCCTTGTGTTTGGGAGTGCCCCTCTCCTCTCATTCATCATCCTTATTCCATTCACAAATAATGACTCCATCAAGTTTGTTGGTGCATGTATCCTTTCTGCATTTGCGCTTGCGCTGCTGGGGATGGCAAAGGCCAAGATTGCAGGCCAGAATTATGCATTCTCTATGGCGATTACTCTCTTCACCGGTGCTATTGCTGCAGCAGCAGCTTACACCCTGGGATCGGTACTCAAGAATGTGGCTGGAGTACAAGATTGAGTAACTAATTCAACTAAACTAATGGTTGGTGTCTTGGTGATGCCTATTTTTGTATGTGACCATGTTCACTATATTTACACCAAGTATGTGATCATGTCACTAACCTCAGGGCGGACATTCATTTTGGTCCTACTCAAAACATCCACGAAT
This genomic window contains:
- the LOC126696479 gene encoding uncharacterized protein LOC126696479 — encoded protein: MAENTGGATSTSRLLRAEDGRGDSESERGGASGRPREPWKGEFVKSIVYAGLDAIVTCFSLISSISASRYSSVDVLVLGFSNLVADGISMGFGDFVSSSTEKDVAAKVRAVTAWDVTNHGGNEQEELLRQYEALGMDINDATTVVNIFAKYNDIFVDEKMMAHKGILPPDEADKPWKNGLVTFAAFLVFGSAPLLSFIILIPFTNNDSIKFVGACILSAFALALLGMAKAKIAGQNYAFSMAITLFTGAIAAAAAYTLGSVLKNVAGVQD